The following are encoded in a window of Roseimaritima ulvae genomic DNA:
- a CDS encoding PSD1 and planctomycete cytochrome C domain-containing protein, whose protein sequence is MLCSPIVASANDRAGVQFFETKIRPILVKHCYECHSTESGKARGGLRVDTRDALQQGGDSGPALRGRSARDSLLYQFITYEGDYQMPPKGKLPDDVIADLRRWIEMGAPDPRVVENVPDVRTEIDVAAGRRFWAYQPPKHVSPPAVTNVSWPRHDLDRFVLAKLESRGLKPVADAEAQVLVRRLFFVLTGLPPTPTAIKHWTAEIKGDSAGLNQAAIEKLVDSLLGTKYFGERWGRHWLDVARFAESTGGDSNNVHQHAWRYRDYVIDSFNRDKSFDRFIMEQVAGDLLPIGSDAEWAENIIATGFLAVGQKLVGEEDSQKFYADLVDEQIDATTRAFLATTVACARCHDHKFDPIPQSDYYALAGIFRATETHYGLIKAQARQATTLIDITGLGVEPGTPALAAKQYAELVKARDDARQRVDDAMRKIRGGENVFRGTLRRIRSDRDETEAALQAYDAHGNPRVFAMGTQDRDFPLPTRLLLRGEIDKPAQLVPRGFVQVLSDSGRQMLPPRTNGSGRLELANWIASEQNPLTARVIVNRVWYWMFGQGLVRTADDFGAAGETPSHPELLDHLATTFMEHDWSIKSLIREIAMSRTWQLSSTFDSASFDIDPDNRLLWRMNKRRLEGEAIRDAMLLAAGNLNLERPLGTYLRSVGEGTVGQNVFEPVIRAIDSDHRSVYLPRVRSVIPEMLELFDAPDAGSVSGIRESTSSPLQALYMLNNEFVASQAESLADRLLNQPASERVDSAYLLLLGRHPTPTERQHARASMVSLDNSSRLEKRERLLAYCQVLMCTTEFSQID, encoded by the coding sequence TTGCTTTGCTCCCCAATCGTTGCGAGTGCCAACGATCGAGCCGGCGTTCAATTCTTTGAAACGAAGATCCGGCCGATCTTGGTCAAGCACTGCTATGAGTGCCATTCAACCGAATCGGGGAAGGCACGCGGTGGACTGAGAGTCGACACGCGCGACGCTCTGCAGCAAGGAGGCGACAGCGGGCCGGCGTTACGTGGACGCTCGGCACGCGACAGTTTGCTCTACCAATTCATCACCTACGAAGGCGACTATCAGATGCCGCCCAAGGGCAAATTGCCTGACGACGTGATTGCGGATCTGCGTCGCTGGATCGAAATGGGTGCCCCGGACCCACGCGTCGTGGAGAACGTCCCCGATGTGAGAACGGAAATCGATGTGGCGGCTGGACGGAGATTTTGGGCTTATCAGCCACCCAAGCACGTTAGCCCACCAGCGGTGACGAATGTCTCCTGGCCACGGCATGATCTCGATCGCTTCGTGTTGGCGAAATTGGAATCGAGGGGACTGAAACCGGTAGCCGATGCAGAAGCCCAAGTATTAGTTCGCCGACTTTTTTTCGTGCTGACGGGCTTGCCGCCAACACCGACTGCGATCAAACACTGGACAGCCGAGATCAAAGGCGACTCCGCTGGGTTGAATCAAGCCGCGATTGAGAAACTGGTCGATAGCTTGCTGGGGACAAAATACTTCGGCGAGAGATGGGGACGCCATTGGTTGGACGTCGCTCGCTTTGCTGAATCGACAGGCGGAGACTCCAACAACGTTCACCAGCACGCTTGGCGTTACCGCGACTACGTCATCGATTCTTTCAACAGAGACAAATCCTTTGACCGCTTCATTATGGAGCAGGTAGCGGGAGACTTACTGCCGATCGGCAGCGATGCCGAGTGGGCCGAAAACATCATCGCAACCGGATTCTTGGCCGTGGGCCAGAAGCTTGTAGGTGAAGAAGACTCGCAGAAGTTTTACGCGGACCTGGTCGACGAACAGATCGATGCCACGACACGTGCCTTTCTGGCAACCACGGTTGCTTGTGCAAGATGTCATGATCATAAATTCGATCCGATTCCACAGTCGGATTATTACGCCCTGGCTGGCATTTTTCGAGCCACGGAAACGCATTACGGTTTGATCAAGGCCCAGGCGCGACAAGCGACCACGCTGATCGACATCACGGGATTGGGCGTTGAGCCCGGCACCCCGGCATTGGCGGCGAAACAGTACGCCGAGCTTGTGAAAGCTCGTGATGACGCCCGACAAAGGGTCGACGATGCCATGCGGAAAATACGCGGTGGAGAAAACGTGTTTCGCGGAACGCTCAGGCGGATTCGCAGCGATCGTGATGAAACCGAGGCGGCACTGCAAGCTTACGACGCGCATGGAAATCCGCGGGTCTTTGCCATGGGCACCCAAGATCGCGACTTCCCGTTGCCGACTCGATTGCTGCTTCGCGGCGAGATTGACAAGCCGGCTCAATTGGTTCCGCGGGGCTTCGTGCAGGTCCTTTCGGATTCCGGGCGACAGATGCTTCCTCCACGCACCAACGGTAGCGGAAGGCTGGAGTTGGCCAACTGGATTGCCAGCGAACAAAATCCGCTCACCGCACGAGTGATTGTGAATCGCGTTTGGTATTGGATGTTCGGTCAGGGCCTTGTGCGGACCGCGGATGACTTTGGCGCTGCGGGTGAAACTCCCTCACACCCCGAGTTGCTGGATCATTTGGCTACCACGTTTATGGAGCACGATTGGTCGATCAAATCCCTGATTCGCGAAATCGCCATGTCACGCACCTGGCAACTCTCTTCAACCTTCGACTCCGCCAGCTTTGACATCGATCCTGACAATCGTTTGCTCTGGAGGATGAACAAGCGACGGCTGGAGGGAGAAGCGATTCGCGATGCGATGCTGCTGGCTGCGGGAAACTTGAATCTTGAGCGGCCGCTGGGGACTTACCTGCGCAGCGTCGGCGAAGGAACGGTGGGTCAAAACGTTTTTGAACCCGTGATTCGCGCGATTGATTCAGATCACCGTTCGGTCTACCTACCGCGAGTGCGAAGTGTGATACCGGAGATGCTAGAGCTGTTTGATGCACCCGACGCCGGAAGCGTCTCTGGCATCCGAGAGTCCACCTCCAGTCCGCTGCAAGCGCTGTACATGCTGAACAATGAATTTGTGGCGAGTCAAGCGGAAAGTCTCGCCGATCGGCTGTTGAACCAACCGGCAAGCGAGCGAGTTGATTCCGCTTATTTGCTCCTGCTCGGTCGCCACCCAACGCCCACGGAACGTCAGCATGCGAGGGCGTCCATGGTTTCGCTAGACAATTCGTCCAGACTCGAGAAGCGAGAAAGGCTCCTTGCCTACTGCCAGGTTTTGATGTGTACCACCGAGTTCAGCCAGATTGATTGA
- a CDS encoding DUF1501 domain-containing protein has product MINTTDAAPSSISRRHALRSMSAGFGYLAFSALAAEQSVAGESSLKSRAPHFAPRAKRVIFLCMRGGPSHVDTFDYKPRLAADHGRPSNYGTPWCQSSFRFQQHGDSGLWLSQLYPNLAKQVDNLCLLNGMHCDQPSHAQAMMQLHTGNFQQVRPSMGAWALYGLGTENQNLPGFISINPPSSVGGAQNFGSAFLPAAFQGTKFTVTDTSARNRRIDRMRRGEVNPHGINNAVNGRLSKSDQRAQLDLLAKLNREKLARDVFNPVIDGALENYELAFRMQDAVPAIMNITDETQETLDLYGIGEDPTDGFGRQCLLARRFAEEGVRFIELGHGSWDQHSNLQTALSENCAETDKPIAGLIADLLRRDLLKDTLILWGGEFGRTPYSPDGKGRDHNHKGFTMWMAGGGIKGGFQYGSTDDHGYEAIAGKMHIHDWHATILHLLGFDHERLTYRYAGREMRLTETAGTVAHAILS; this is encoded by the coding sequence ATGATTAACACTACCGATGCCGCACCCTCCTCCATCTCGCGACGCCATGCCCTCCGGAGCATGTCGGCCGGGTTTGGCTACTTGGCCTTTTCCGCGCTGGCCGCGGAGCAAAGTGTTGCGGGCGAATCGTCCTTGAAGTCACGCGCCCCGCACTTTGCACCGCGTGCGAAGCGGGTGATATTTTTGTGCATGCGCGGCGGCCCCTCGCATGTCGATACGTTTGATTACAAGCCGAGGTTAGCCGCCGATCATGGGAGACCTTCCAATTACGGAACACCCTGGTGCCAATCAAGTTTTCGTTTTCAGCAACATGGCGACAGTGGGCTTTGGCTTTCGCAGTTGTATCCCAACTTGGCAAAGCAAGTTGACAACCTGTGCCTGCTTAACGGCATGCATTGCGACCAACCGTCTCACGCTCAGGCGATGATGCAACTACATACGGGAAACTTTCAACAAGTTCGGCCGTCGATGGGAGCATGGGCACTGTACGGACTCGGAACCGAAAACCAAAACCTGCCAGGATTCATTTCGATCAACCCGCCGAGCAGTGTCGGCGGAGCACAGAACTTCGGCAGTGCGTTTTTGCCGGCGGCATTTCAAGGCACCAAGTTTACCGTCACGGACACCAGCGCCCGCAACCGCCGAATCGATCGGATGCGTCGTGGCGAAGTGAATCCGCATGGCATCAACAACGCGGTGAACGGGCGATTGTCGAAATCGGATCAACGCGCACAGCTTGACCTCCTTGCAAAACTGAATCGTGAAAAACTTGCCAGGGATGTCTTCAACCCAGTGATTGACGGGGCCCTTGAGAACTACGAATTGGCCTTCCGAATGCAAGACGCCGTGCCCGCGATCATGAACATAACAGACGAGACGCAGGAAACACTTGACCTGTACGGCATTGGCGAAGATCCCACCGACGGGTTCGGGCGTCAGTGCTTACTTGCCAGGCGATTTGCCGAGGAGGGCGTCCGGTTTATTGAACTCGGACACGGTAGCTGGGACCAGCACAGCAATCTGCAAACCGCCCTTTCTGAAAACTGTGCCGAAACGGATAAGCCGATCGCCGGGTTAATCGCGGATCTCCTGCGTCGTGACTTGCTCAAGGACACGTTGATCCTTTGGGGCGGCGAATTTGGTCGTACGCCTTACTCGCCCGATGGCAAAGGTCGCGATCACAATCACAAGGGATTCACGATGTGGATGGCTGGTGGCGGTATCAAAGGAGGCTTCCAGTATGGCAGCACCGACGATCACGGCTACGAAGCGATCGCGGGGAAGATGCACATTCACGACTGGCACGCCACCATTTTACATCTGCTAGGATTTGACCACGAAAGGCTGACCTATCGCTACGCGGGTCGTGAGATGCGGTTAACCGAAACCGCGGGAACCGTTGCGCACGCAATACTGAGCTGA
- a CDS encoding nucleoside hydrolase-like domain-containing protein gives MQSLNLYYSKDGETWTKNERTYELSSYDHNVLGNFSYLRPAIYAAGKGSAAIKSFEFKANSVANYGMSDVGDGKDSPGSDLIIASVDKDDPRPVWIGGWGGTNNVAQAIWKVRTTRSEAELSEFLSKLRVFDILGQDDAGAWIAKNYPEVLYIRATGVYGWQPPKNGNYQRNEIQSHGPLGALYPDTKWATEGDTPAFMHVYPNGLNDPDQIDQGGWGGRFSWKKKTGIKSMRAVKEEERQYDPYDMYGNTSDGAKSIKRWSKGYDNDFAARMDWSITSKYEDANHHPIAVLNGDTSRRVLEVSAAPGSTVSLTAKGSSDPDKNTLTYSWSFYKDPSSYAGDLSLKGRDSESIKISVPADAAGKNMHIILEIHDDGEPNLYAYRRMIINVDGAP, from the coding sequence CGACCACAATGTGCTGGGTAATTTTTCCTACCTGCGACCCGCAATCTATGCCGCTGGAAAAGGCAGCGCTGCGATCAAGTCGTTCGAGTTCAAAGCCAACAGCGTTGCGAATTACGGGATGAGTGACGTTGGCGATGGAAAGGACAGTCCGGGTTCGGACTTGATTATTGCCTCAGTGGACAAGGACGATCCGCGGCCGGTCTGGATTGGAGGCTGGGGAGGAACAAACAATGTCGCCCAGGCGATCTGGAAAGTTCGCACGACGCGTTCCGAAGCGGAACTGTCAGAGTTTCTTTCCAAGCTACGGGTGTTTGATATTCTTGGTCAGGATGACGCCGGGGCCTGGATCGCGAAGAATTATCCAGAAGTACTCTACATTCGGGCCACCGGAGTCTACGGTTGGCAGCCACCAAAAAATGGGAACTATCAACGCAACGAAATCCAAAGCCATGGTCCTCTGGGCGCGCTTTATCCGGACACAAAATGGGCGACGGAAGGTGACACCCCGGCGTTCATGCATGTCTACCCAAATGGTCTCAATGATCCCGACCAAATTGACCAGGGTGGTTGGGGCGGACGTTTCAGCTGGAAGAAAAAGACCGGCATTAAGAGTATGCGGGCCGTGAAGGAAGAAGAACGACAGTACGATCCGTACGACATGTACGGCAACACTTCCGACGGCGCGAAATCAATCAAACGCTGGAGCAAGGGCTACGACAACGACTTCGCCGCACGGATGGATTGGAGCATCACCAGCAAGTATGAGGATGCCAATCACCATCCGATCGCCGTCCTCAATGGCGATACGTCGCGTCGAGTCCTGGAAGTCTCGGCCGCACCGGGTTCAACCGTTTCACTGACCGCGAAGGGATCCAGCGACCCCGACAAAAACACGCTTACCTATTCGTGGTCGTTCTATAAAGACCCGAGCTCTTACGCCGGAGACTTAAGCCTGAAGGGTCGCGATTCCGAATCCATCAAGATTTCGGTTCCTGCGGATGCCGCCGGGAAGAACATGCACATCATCTTGGAAATCCACGATGACGGCGAGCCTAATCTCTACGCCTATCGCCGTATGATCATCAATGTGGACGGTGCCCCGTAA
- a CDS encoding FecR domain-containing protein, producing the protein MSYQEDLHRLLDLLVAGEIAPAEHEALQSLLKTDAEARATFRQRMDLESGLRHWAAEAAELPSDERGPNGNDVTVSLGGRSDLETFDSRPSSAPSLGKGRTQRGDGKHWSSRQTAFIAVLVASMIFVMAALFSIPNSNEQQIADSQVPASGGKSVAKEALGHLVEQPNCRWQIKPVSWGGTFNSGIAVLQRGAAELRFGSGTNLILQAPCEFKVTDASTAELLAGSVAVHVTEQSNGFVLGTPESEILDEGTEYAVSVAEDSTEVHVFNGSVWWVPKLEDERKEHDLQDRIEAGQAKQYVRSQPTDGKFIPFGRRQFVRNIEQAVRDDTEGEIIAYDGFENLAGRMRRGRSGFGWSGGWIPTGRRGGKAAEILDAPPGTVFGVSRDQRRLMLCSEGSDLRRELSPPFTWEPETELYLSFIIRDAETETRPVPESGDLEGKTPEQSDPRPDRSLRMTLEPDLPGRGRTRHAVASFGITSSGVPFINSRQRVSRTGLSILRGEDYFCVVRIPSVESNRPPQMRVYHSTEAIESDTAETWTVEAEFPVERQAIRWIRVTAGSNAFWHIDELRLGATWQSVIESEQDVDQETPHSTTG; encoded by the coding sequence ATGAGTTATCAAGAAGACCTCCACCGCCTGCTGGACTTACTGGTCGCCGGAGAGATTGCGCCGGCCGAGCATGAAGCGTTGCAGTCCCTTTTAAAAACCGATGCGGAAGCTCGTGCCACGTTTCGCCAACGCATGGATCTGGAGTCTGGACTGCGTCATTGGGCTGCCGAGGCAGCGGAGTTGCCAAGTGACGAACGCGGGCCGAACGGCAACGATGTCACCGTCTCGCTCGGAGGGCGTTCGGATTTGGAAACGTTCGATTCGCGACCTTCCTCAGCACCCTCTTTGGGGAAGGGGCGAACGCAGCGAGGGGATGGCAAGCACTGGAGCTCGCGGCAAACCGCTTTCATCGCAGTGTTAGTGGCTTCGATGATCTTTGTCATGGCAGCCCTGTTTTCGATTCCCAACAGCAACGAACAACAGATCGCCGATTCCCAGGTTCCTGCCTCGGGTGGCAAGTCCGTTGCGAAAGAGGCACTCGGGCATTTAGTGGAGCAACCCAATTGTCGATGGCAAATCAAGCCGGTCTCTTGGGGCGGCACGTTCAACTCCGGCATCGCTGTGCTCCAGCGGGGCGCTGCGGAGTTGAGATTTGGATCGGGAACCAATTTGATTCTTCAAGCACCGTGCGAGTTTAAGGTGACCGACGCAAGCACCGCGGAATTGCTCGCCGGCAGCGTGGCCGTCCATGTCACCGAACAGTCCAACGGTTTTGTGCTGGGGACCCCCGAATCGGAAATCTTGGACGAAGGAACCGAGTACGCCGTGTCGGTGGCGGAAGACTCCACGGAAGTCCACGTGTTTAACGGCAGCGTTTGGTGGGTACCGAAACTGGAAGACGAACGAAAAGAGCACGATCTGCAAGACAGGATCGAAGCGGGACAGGCAAAGCAATACGTACGCTCTCAACCGACCGACGGAAAATTTATTCCGTTTGGTAGACGTCAGTTTGTTCGGAACATTGAGCAGGCTGTGCGGGACGATACCGAAGGGGAGATCATCGCCTACGACGGATTTGAAAACCTGGCCGGCAGGATGCGCCGCGGTCGCAGCGGCTTCGGCTGGTCTGGCGGTTGGATTCCCACCGGGCGGCGAGGCGGCAAAGCAGCGGAAATCCTTGATGCTCCCCCAGGTACCGTGTTTGGGGTTTCACGCGATCAAAGAAGGTTGATGTTGTGCTCTGAAGGGTCCGATCTTCGTCGTGAGCTTTCACCGCCGTTCACATGGGAACCGGAGACCGAGCTGTACCTGAGCTTCATCATCAGAGACGCCGAAACCGAAACACGGCCTGTCCCAGAGAGTGGAGACCTAGAGGGCAAGACGCCGGAGCAGTCGGATCCACGGCCAGATCGTTCGTTGCGAATGACTCTCGAGCCTGACCTGCCTGGACGAGGTCGAACGCGGCATGCGGTTGCCTCATTCGGAATCACATCGAGTGGTGTGCCGTTTATCAACAGCCGCCAACGTGTTTCTCGAACCGGCTTATCGATCCTTCGCGGAGAAGACTACTTTTGTGTTGTGCGAATTCCGTCCGTCGAGTCAAACCGACCGCCACAAATGCGAGTTTACCATTCCACCGAGGCGATTGAATCCGACACCGCGGAAACCTGGACGGTCGAGGCCGAGTTTCCGGTGGAGCGACAAGCGATTCGATGGATTCGCGTTACAGCAGGAAGCAACGCCTTTTGGCACATCGATGAACTGCGCCTCGGCGCAACCTGGCAATCGGTCATCGAAAGCGAGCAAGACGTTGACCAAGAAACGCCTCATTCGACTACTGGCTAG
- a CDS encoding sigma-70 family RNA polymerase sigma factor, with the protein MPIDPPSDQGKHDPGSEFVSLIVRHRHALYAFIAKQLVHPADAEDVFQKTSLVLWSKMAEFDSGGSFFHWACGIAFNEVRNHRRTQGRNRLHFDSELSELLAEESMAEEELTQARLKALSVCMEKLSPRQQQIVRRCYDGTSTISEVAGALGRSRDALYKQLARLREKLSDCIRGQIAAEDFAS; encoded by the coding sequence ATGCCTATCGACCCCCCCAGTGATCAGGGGAAACACGACCCGGGAAGTGAGTTTGTCTCACTGATCGTTCGGCATCGGCACGCGCTGTACGCGTTTATCGCCAAGCAACTCGTCCATCCAGCGGATGCCGAAGACGTTTTTCAAAAGACGAGCCTGGTGTTGTGGTCGAAAATGGCAGAATTCGATTCCGGTGGTAGCTTCTTTCATTGGGCATGCGGAATAGCCTTTAACGAAGTCCGCAACCACCGACGCACGCAAGGGAGGAATCGATTGCATTTTGATTCCGAGCTTTCCGAGTTGCTCGCCGAGGAATCCATGGCGGAGGAGGAGCTAACTCAGGCTCGGCTGAAGGCACTTAGCGTCTGTATGGAGAAGCTCTCGCCGCGACAGCAGCAAATCGTGCGTCGCTGTTACGACGGCACATCCACGATCTCGGAAGTGGCGGGCGCGCTCGGGCGTAGTCGTGATGCCCTCTACAAACAGCTCGCTCGACTTCGCGAAAAGCTGTCGGACTGCATCCGTGGACAGATCGCAGCGGAGGACTTTGCATCATGA